From Agelaius phoeniceus isolate bAgePho1 chromosome 19, bAgePho1.hap1, whole genome shotgun sequence, a single genomic window includes:
- the POLG2 gene encoding DNA polymerase subunit gamma-2 isoform X7, with the protein MHGRHVDPPLPARGAARAQWLPRPPPTHTHFPPSPSSPAVRERQDGAGLSPRLPLVRPRRPGTAEAAASPGAGRVFGAAVLAGQQCFRGGGRGGAAGGVLAQYVSCLELVNKRLPCGLAQIGVCFHSVPESEHSVSGDEQHNKNLTRIGERTTSLLAWFSSPRTAGQWLDYWLRQRLQWWRKFAVGPSNFSSSDFQDEEGRRGFKLHYSFPWGTETIETLKNLGDTELLQLYPGERSKLLGRDGRKNVIPHVLSVNGNLDRGVLAYLFDSLQVVENPLTAKKNSQRKVLKLHPCLAPLKVALDVGKGPTTELRQVCQGLFNELTENGISVWPGYLETVHVSLEHLYTKYDEMSIPFMVLISDGTLENGVVQLRSRDTTMKEMMHISRLKDFLTKLRPGTSSSTALS; encoded by the exons ATGCACGGCCGCCATGTTGACCCCCCCCTTCCCGCGCGGGGCGCTGCGCGTGCGCAATGGCTGCCCCGACCCcccccaacacacacacactttcccccctccccttccagCCCCGCCGTGAGGGAGCGGCAAGATGGCGCTGGGCTCTCGCCAAGGCTGCCGCTGGTGCGGCCGCGCCGTCCTGGGACAGCCGAGGCGGCGGCGAGTCCCGGAGCCGGCCGGGTGTTCGGCGCGGCCGTACTCGCAGGGCAGCAGTGCTTCCgaggcggcgggcggggcggagCTGCTGGAG GTGTTCTGGCGCAATATGTCAGCTGCTTAGAGCTGGTGAACAAAAGACTGCCCTGTGGCCTTGCTCAGATTGGAGTGTGCTTTCATTCTGTTCCGGAAAGTGAACATTCTGTGTCAGGAGATGAACAACACAACAAAAACCTTACAAG AATAGGCGAGAGGACCACGTCTCTGCTTGCCTGGTTTAGTTCTCCCAGAACTGCAGGACAGTGGCTCGATTACTGGCTACGCCAGAGGCTCCAGTGGTGGAGAAAG TTTGCTGTAGGCCCGTCTAACTTCAGCAGCAGCGactttcaggatgaagaaggcAGAAGAGGATTTAAGTTACATTATAGCTTTCCCTGGGGGACAGAAACAATAGAAACGCTGAAGAACCTTGGTGATACTGAACTGTTACAGCTGTATCCAGGAGAGAGATCTAAATTACTT gGCCGAGATGGAAGGAAGAATGTCATCCCTCATGTTCTGTCTGTGAATGGGAATCTGGACCGAGGAGTGTTAGCTTACCTCTTTGATTCTCTACAGGTAGTTGAGAATCCAttaacagcaaagaaaaattctCAGAGAAAG gTACTTAAGCTTCATCCTTGCTTAGCACCCCTTAAAGTGGCCTTGGATGTAGGAAAAGGTCCAACAACAGAGCTGAGGCAG GTTTGTCAAGGATTGTTCAATGAACTGACAGAAAATGGAATTTCTGTATGGCCGGGTTATCTGGAAACTGTGCACGTGTCTCTGGAACATCTTTATACAAA GTACGATGAGATGAGTATTCCCTTCATGGTCTTGATAAGTGATGGCACTCTAGAGAATGGAGTGGTCCAGCTGAGAAGCAGAGACACCACCATGAAGGAAATGATGCACATTTCCAGGCTGAAGGACTTTCTAACTAA GCTGAGACCTggcacaagcagcagcacagcactgagctga
- the POLG2 gene encoding DNA polymerase subunit gamma-2 isoform X8: MALGSRQGCRWCGRAVLGQPRRRRVPEPAGCSARPYSQGSSASEAAGGAELLEVCWRRLFLRGGAGPLPWSAYLSGRHPGFGPLGAALRANLAAQWWDSALPMREQVFPVDAPLHGPPGALRDAQGLRLLHPETLREALQGYGQSPGGPALDEVLGATGLLRESLLPGVLAQYVSCLELVNKRLPCGLAQIGVCFHSVPESEHSVSGDEQHNKNLTRIGERTTSLLAWFSSPRTAGQWLDYWLRQRLQWWRKFAVGPSNFSSSDFQDEEGRRGFKLHYSFPWGTETIETLKNLGDTELLQLYPGERSKLLVCQGLFNELTENGISVWPGYLETVHVSLEHLYTKYDEMSIPFMVLISDGTLENGVVQLRSRDTTMKEMMHISRLKDFLTKLRPGTSSSTALS; the protein is encoded by the exons ATGGCGCTGGGCTCTCGCCAAGGCTGCCGCTGGTGCGGCCGCGCCGTCCTGGGACAGCCGAGGCGGCGGCGAGTCCCGGAGCCGGCCGGGTGTTCGGCGCGGCCGTACTCGCAGGGCAGCAGTGCTTCCgaggcggcgggcggggcggagCTGCTGGAGGTGTGCTGGCGGCGGCTCTTCCTacggggcggcgcggggccgctgCCCTGGAGCGCCTACCTGAGCGGCCGCCACCCCGGCTTCGGGCCGCTGGGCGCGGCGCTGCGCGCTAACCTGGCGGCGCAGTGGTGGGACTCGGCGCTGCCCATGCGGGAGCAGGTGTTCCCCGTGGATGCCCCGCTCCACGGCCCACCCGGCGCTCTGCGGGACGCGCAGGGGCTGCGGCTGCTGCACCCAGAGACGCTGCGCGAAGCCCTCCAGGGCTatgggcagagccctggcggCCCGGCCCTGGATGAAGTCCTGGGGGCCACGGGGCTGCTGCGGGAGAGCCTCCTGCCCG GTGTTCTGGCGCAATATGTCAGCTGCTTAGAGCTGGTGAACAAAAGACTGCCCTGTGGCCTTGCTCAGATTGGAGTGTGCTTTCATTCTGTTCCGGAAAGTGAACATTCTGTGTCAGGAGATGAACAACACAACAAAAACCTTACAAG AATAGGCGAGAGGACCACGTCTCTGCTTGCCTGGTTTAGTTCTCCCAGAACTGCAGGACAGTGGCTCGATTACTGGCTACGCCAGAGGCTCCAGTGGTGGAGAAAG TTTGCTGTAGGCCCGTCTAACTTCAGCAGCAGCGactttcaggatgaagaaggcAGAAGAGGATTTAAGTTACATTATAGCTTTCCCTGGGGGACAGAAACAATAGAAACGCTGAAGAACCTTGGTGATACTGAACTGTTACAGCTGTATCCAGGAGAGAGATCTAAATTACTT GTTTGTCAAGGATTGTTCAATGAACTGACAGAAAATGGAATTTCTGTATGGCCGGGTTATCTGGAAACTGTGCACGTGTCTCTGGAACATCTTTATACAAA GTACGATGAGATGAGTATTCCCTTCATGGTCTTGATAAGTGATGGCACTCTAGAGAATGGAGTGGTCCAGCTGAGAAGCAGAGACACCACCATGAAGGAAATGATGCACATTTCCAGGCTGAAGGACTTTCTAACTAA GCTGAGACCTggcacaagcagcagcacagcactgagctga
- the POLG2 gene encoding DNA polymerase subunit gamma-2 isoform X5 — protein MALGSRQGCRWCGRAVLGQPRRRRVPEPAGCSARPYSQGSSASEAAGGAELLEVCWRRLFLRGGAGPLPWSAYLSGRHPGFGPLGAALRANLAAQWWDSALPMREQVFPVDAPLHGPPGALRDAQGLRLLHPETLREALQGYGQSPGGPALDEVLGATGLLRESLLPGVLAQYVSCLELVNKRLPCGLAQIGVCFHSVPESEHSVSGDEQHNKNLTRIGERTTSLLAWFSSPRTAGQWLDYWLRQRLQWWRKFAVGPSNFSSSDFQDEEGRRGFKLHYSFPWGTETIETLKNLGDTELLQLYPGERSKLLVLKLHPCLAPLKVALDVGKGPTTELRQVCQGLFNELTENGISVWPGYLETVHVSLEHLYTKYDEMSIPFMVLISDGTLENGVVQLRSRDTTMKEMMHISRLKDFLTKLRPGTSSSTALS, from the exons ATGGCGCTGGGCTCTCGCCAAGGCTGCCGCTGGTGCGGCCGCGCCGTCCTGGGACAGCCGAGGCGGCGGCGAGTCCCGGAGCCGGCCGGGTGTTCGGCGCGGCCGTACTCGCAGGGCAGCAGTGCTTCCgaggcggcgggcggggcggagCTGCTGGAGGTGTGCTGGCGGCGGCTCTTCCTacggggcggcgcggggccgctgCCCTGGAGCGCCTACCTGAGCGGCCGCCACCCCGGCTTCGGGCCGCTGGGCGCGGCGCTGCGCGCTAACCTGGCGGCGCAGTGGTGGGACTCGGCGCTGCCCATGCGGGAGCAGGTGTTCCCCGTGGATGCCCCGCTCCACGGCCCACCCGGCGCTCTGCGGGACGCGCAGGGGCTGCGGCTGCTGCACCCAGAGACGCTGCGCGAAGCCCTCCAGGGCTatgggcagagccctggcggCCCGGCCCTGGATGAAGTCCTGGGGGCCACGGGGCTGCTGCGGGAGAGCCTCCTGCCCG GTGTTCTGGCGCAATATGTCAGCTGCTTAGAGCTGGTGAACAAAAGACTGCCCTGTGGCCTTGCTCAGATTGGAGTGTGCTTTCATTCTGTTCCGGAAAGTGAACATTCTGTGTCAGGAGATGAACAACACAACAAAAACCTTACAAG AATAGGCGAGAGGACCACGTCTCTGCTTGCCTGGTTTAGTTCTCCCAGAACTGCAGGACAGTGGCTCGATTACTGGCTACGCCAGAGGCTCCAGTGGTGGAGAAAG TTTGCTGTAGGCCCGTCTAACTTCAGCAGCAGCGactttcaggatgaagaaggcAGAAGAGGATTTAAGTTACATTATAGCTTTCCCTGGGGGACAGAAACAATAGAAACGCTGAAGAACCTTGGTGATACTGAACTGTTACAGCTGTATCCAGGAGAGAGATCTAAATTACTT gTACTTAAGCTTCATCCTTGCTTAGCACCCCTTAAAGTGGCCTTGGATGTAGGAAAAGGTCCAACAACAGAGCTGAGGCAG GTTTGTCAAGGATTGTTCAATGAACTGACAGAAAATGGAATTTCTGTATGGCCGGGTTATCTGGAAACTGTGCACGTGTCTCTGGAACATCTTTATACAAA GTACGATGAGATGAGTATTCCCTTCATGGTCTTGATAAGTGATGGCACTCTAGAGAATGGAGTGGTCCAGCTGAGAAGCAGAGACACCACCATGAAGGAAATGATGCACATTTCCAGGCTGAAGGACTTTCTAACTAA GCTGAGACCTggcacaagcagcagcacagcactgagctga
- the POLG2 gene encoding DNA polymerase subunit gamma-2 isoform X4, with protein sequence MALGSRQGCRWCGRAVLGQPRRRRVPEPAGCSARPYSQGSSASEAAGGAELLEVCWRRLFLRGGAGPLPWSAYLSGRHPGFGPLGAALRANLAAQWWDSALPMREQVFPVDAPLHGPPGALRDAQGLRLLHPETLREALQGYGQSPGGPALDEVLGATGLLRESLLPGVLAQYVSCLELVNKRLPCGLAQIGVCFHSVPESEHSVSGDEQHNKNLTRIGERTTSLLAWFSSPRTAGQWLDYWLRQRLQWWRKFAVGPSNFSSSDFQDEEGRRGFKLHYSFPWGTETIETLKNLGDTELLQLYPGERSKLLGRDGRKNVIPHVLSVNGNLDRGVLAYLFDSLQVVENPLTAKKNSQRKVCQGLFNELTENGISVWPGYLETVHVSLEHLYTKYDEMSIPFMVLISDGTLENGVVQLRSRDTTMKEMMHISRLKDFLTKLRPGTSSSTALS encoded by the exons ATGGCGCTGGGCTCTCGCCAAGGCTGCCGCTGGTGCGGCCGCGCCGTCCTGGGACAGCCGAGGCGGCGGCGAGTCCCGGAGCCGGCCGGGTGTTCGGCGCGGCCGTACTCGCAGGGCAGCAGTGCTTCCgaggcggcgggcggggcggagCTGCTGGAGGTGTGCTGGCGGCGGCTCTTCCTacggggcggcgcggggccgctgCCCTGGAGCGCCTACCTGAGCGGCCGCCACCCCGGCTTCGGGCCGCTGGGCGCGGCGCTGCGCGCTAACCTGGCGGCGCAGTGGTGGGACTCGGCGCTGCCCATGCGGGAGCAGGTGTTCCCCGTGGATGCCCCGCTCCACGGCCCACCCGGCGCTCTGCGGGACGCGCAGGGGCTGCGGCTGCTGCACCCAGAGACGCTGCGCGAAGCCCTCCAGGGCTatgggcagagccctggcggCCCGGCCCTGGATGAAGTCCTGGGGGCCACGGGGCTGCTGCGGGAGAGCCTCCTGCCCG GTGTTCTGGCGCAATATGTCAGCTGCTTAGAGCTGGTGAACAAAAGACTGCCCTGTGGCCTTGCTCAGATTGGAGTGTGCTTTCATTCTGTTCCGGAAAGTGAACATTCTGTGTCAGGAGATGAACAACACAACAAAAACCTTACAAG AATAGGCGAGAGGACCACGTCTCTGCTTGCCTGGTTTAGTTCTCCCAGAACTGCAGGACAGTGGCTCGATTACTGGCTACGCCAGAGGCTCCAGTGGTGGAGAAAG TTTGCTGTAGGCCCGTCTAACTTCAGCAGCAGCGactttcaggatgaagaaggcAGAAGAGGATTTAAGTTACATTATAGCTTTCCCTGGGGGACAGAAACAATAGAAACGCTGAAGAACCTTGGTGATACTGAACTGTTACAGCTGTATCCAGGAGAGAGATCTAAATTACTT gGCCGAGATGGAAGGAAGAATGTCATCCCTCATGTTCTGTCTGTGAATGGGAATCTGGACCGAGGAGTGTTAGCTTACCTCTTTGATTCTCTACAGGTAGTTGAGAATCCAttaacagcaaagaaaaattctCAGAGAAAG GTTTGTCAAGGATTGTTCAATGAACTGACAGAAAATGGAATTTCTGTATGGCCGGGTTATCTGGAAACTGTGCACGTGTCTCTGGAACATCTTTATACAAA GTACGATGAGATGAGTATTCCCTTCATGGTCTTGATAAGTGATGGCACTCTAGAGAATGGAGTGGTCCAGCTGAGAAGCAGAGACACCACCATGAAGGAAATGATGCACATTTCCAGGCTGAAGGACTTTCTAACTAA GCTGAGACCTggcacaagcagcagcacagcactgagctga
- the POLG2 gene encoding DNA polymerase subunit gamma-2 isoform X3, with protein sequence MALGSRQGCRWCGRAVLGQPRRRRVPEPAGCSARPYSQGSSASEAAGGAELLEVCWRRLFLRGGAGPLPWSAYLSGRHPGFGPLGAALRANLAAQWWDSALPMREQVFPVDAPLHGPPGALRDAQGLRLLHPETLREALQGYGQSPGGPALDEVLGATGLLRESLLPGVLAQYVSCLELVNKRLPCGLAQIGVCFHSVPESEHSVSGDEQHNKNLTRIGERTTSLLAWFSSPRTAGQWLDYWLRQRLQWWRKFAVGPSNFSSSDFQDEEGRRGFKLHYSFPWGTETIETLKNLGDTELLQLYPGERSKLLGRDGRKNVIPHVLSVNGNLDRGVLAYLFDSLQVLKLHPCLAPLKVALDVGKGPTTELRQVCQGLFNELTENGISVWPGYLETVHVSLEHLYTKYDEMSIPFMVLISDGTLENGVVQLRSRDTTMKEMMHISRLKDFLTKLRPGTSSSTALS encoded by the exons ATGGCGCTGGGCTCTCGCCAAGGCTGCCGCTGGTGCGGCCGCGCCGTCCTGGGACAGCCGAGGCGGCGGCGAGTCCCGGAGCCGGCCGGGTGTTCGGCGCGGCCGTACTCGCAGGGCAGCAGTGCTTCCgaggcggcgggcggggcggagCTGCTGGAGGTGTGCTGGCGGCGGCTCTTCCTacggggcggcgcggggccgctgCCCTGGAGCGCCTACCTGAGCGGCCGCCACCCCGGCTTCGGGCCGCTGGGCGCGGCGCTGCGCGCTAACCTGGCGGCGCAGTGGTGGGACTCGGCGCTGCCCATGCGGGAGCAGGTGTTCCCCGTGGATGCCCCGCTCCACGGCCCACCCGGCGCTCTGCGGGACGCGCAGGGGCTGCGGCTGCTGCACCCAGAGACGCTGCGCGAAGCCCTCCAGGGCTatgggcagagccctggcggCCCGGCCCTGGATGAAGTCCTGGGGGCCACGGGGCTGCTGCGGGAGAGCCTCCTGCCCG GTGTTCTGGCGCAATATGTCAGCTGCTTAGAGCTGGTGAACAAAAGACTGCCCTGTGGCCTTGCTCAGATTGGAGTGTGCTTTCATTCTGTTCCGGAAAGTGAACATTCTGTGTCAGGAGATGAACAACACAACAAAAACCTTACAAG AATAGGCGAGAGGACCACGTCTCTGCTTGCCTGGTTTAGTTCTCCCAGAACTGCAGGACAGTGGCTCGATTACTGGCTACGCCAGAGGCTCCAGTGGTGGAGAAAG TTTGCTGTAGGCCCGTCTAACTTCAGCAGCAGCGactttcaggatgaagaaggcAGAAGAGGATTTAAGTTACATTATAGCTTTCCCTGGGGGACAGAAACAATAGAAACGCTGAAGAACCTTGGTGATACTGAACTGTTACAGCTGTATCCAGGAGAGAGATCTAAATTACTT gGCCGAGATGGAAGGAAGAATGTCATCCCTCATGTTCTGTCTGTGAATGGGAATCTGGACCGAGGAGTGTTAGCTTACCTCTTTGATTCTCTACAG gTACTTAAGCTTCATCCTTGCTTAGCACCCCTTAAAGTGGCCTTGGATGTAGGAAAAGGTCCAACAACAGAGCTGAGGCAG GTTTGTCAAGGATTGTTCAATGAACTGACAGAAAATGGAATTTCTGTATGGCCGGGTTATCTGGAAACTGTGCACGTGTCTCTGGAACATCTTTATACAAA GTACGATGAGATGAGTATTCCCTTCATGGTCTTGATAAGTGATGGCACTCTAGAGAATGGAGTGGTCCAGCTGAGAAGCAGAGACACCACCATGAAGGAAATGATGCACATTTCCAGGCTGAAGGACTTTCTAACTAA GCTGAGACCTggcacaagcagcagcacagcactgagctga
- the POLG2 gene encoding DNA polymerase subunit gamma-2 isoform X1, with the protein MALGSRQGCRWCGRAVLGQPRRRRVPEPAGCSARPYSQGSSASEAAGGAELLEVCWRRLFLRGGAGPLPWSAYLSGRHPGFGPLGAALRANLAAQWWDSALPMREQVFPVDAPLHGPPGALRDAQGLRLLHPETLREALQGYGQSPGGPALDEVLGATGLLRESLLPGVLAQYVSCLELVNKRLPCGLAQIGVCFHSVPESEHSVSGDEQHNKNLTRIGERTTSLLAWFSSPRTAGQWLDYWLRQRLQWWRKFAVGPSNFSSSDFQDEEGRRGFKLHYSFPWGTETIETLKNLGDTELLQLYPGERSKLLGRDGRKNVIPHVLSVNGNLDRGVLAYLFDSLQVVENPLTAKKNSQRKVLKLHPCLAPLKVALDVGKGPTTELRQVCQGLFNELTENGISVWPGYLETVHVSLEHLYTKYDEMSIPFMVLISDGTLENGVVQLRSRDTTMKEMMHISRLKDFLTKLRPGTSSSTALS; encoded by the exons ATGGCGCTGGGCTCTCGCCAAGGCTGCCGCTGGTGCGGCCGCGCCGTCCTGGGACAGCCGAGGCGGCGGCGAGTCCCGGAGCCGGCCGGGTGTTCGGCGCGGCCGTACTCGCAGGGCAGCAGTGCTTCCgaggcggcgggcggggcggagCTGCTGGAGGTGTGCTGGCGGCGGCTCTTCCTacggggcggcgcggggccgctgCCCTGGAGCGCCTACCTGAGCGGCCGCCACCCCGGCTTCGGGCCGCTGGGCGCGGCGCTGCGCGCTAACCTGGCGGCGCAGTGGTGGGACTCGGCGCTGCCCATGCGGGAGCAGGTGTTCCCCGTGGATGCCCCGCTCCACGGCCCACCCGGCGCTCTGCGGGACGCGCAGGGGCTGCGGCTGCTGCACCCAGAGACGCTGCGCGAAGCCCTCCAGGGCTatgggcagagccctggcggCCCGGCCCTGGATGAAGTCCTGGGGGCCACGGGGCTGCTGCGGGAGAGCCTCCTGCCCG GTGTTCTGGCGCAATATGTCAGCTGCTTAGAGCTGGTGAACAAAAGACTGCCCTGTGGCCTTGCTCAGATTGGAGTGTGCTTTCATTCTGTTCCGGAAAGTGAACATTCTGTGTCAGGAGATGAACAACACAACAAAAACCTTACAAG AATAGGCGAGAGGACCACGTCTCTGCTTGCCTGGTTTAGTTCTCCCAGAACTGCAGGACAGTGGCTCGATTACTGGCTACGCCAGAGGCTCCAGTGGTGGAGAAAG TTTGCTGTAGGCCCGTCTAACTTCAGCAGCAGCGactttcaggatgaagaaggcAGAAGAGGATTTAAGTTACATTATAGCTTTCCCTGGGGGACAGAAACAATAGAAACGCTGAAGAACCTTGGTGATACTGAACTGTTACAGCTGTATCCAGGAGAGAGATCTAAATTACTT gGCCGAGATGGAAGGAAGAATGTCATCCCTCATGTTCTGTCTGTGAATGGGAATCTGGACCGAGGAGTGTTAGCTTACCTCTTTGATTCTCTACAGGTAGTTGAGAATCCAttaacagcaaagaaaaattctCAGAGAAAG gTACTTAAGCTTCATCCTTGCTTAGCACCCCTTAAAGTGGCCTTGGATGTAGGAAAAGGTCCAACAACAGAGCTGAGGCAG GTTTGTCAAGGATTGTTCAATGAACTGACAGAAAATGGAATTTCTGTATGGCCGGGTTATCTGGAAACTGTGCACGTGTCTCTGGAACATCTTTATACAAA GTACGATGAGATGAGTATTCCCTTCATGGTCTTGATAAGTGATGGCACTCTAGAGAATGGAGTGGTCCAGCTGAGAAGCAGAGACACCACCATGAAGGAAATGATGCACATTTCCAGGCTGAAGGACTTTCTAACTAA GCTGAGACCTggcacaagcagcagcacagcactgagctga
- the POLG2 gene encoding DNA polymerase subunit gamma-2 isoform X6, whose translation MPRSTAHPALCGTRRGCGCCTQRRCAKPSRAMGRALAARPWMKSWGPRGCCGRASCPVGPGRLRSASTLRTSFLLGAKQLYLRGFPSCLGAVGMFLLCVLFKDLTSTGVLAQYVSCLELVNKRLPCGLAQIGVCFHSVPESEHSVSGDEQHNKNLTRIGERTTSLLAWFSSPRTAGQWLDYWLRQRLQWWRKFAVGPSNFSSSDFQDEEGRRGFKLHYSFPWGTETIETLKNLGDTELLQLYPGERSKLLGRDGRKNVIPHVLSVNGNLDRGVLAYLFDSLQVVENPLTAKKNSQRKVLKLHPCLAPLKVALDVGKGPTTELRQVCQGLFNELTENGISVWPGYLETVHVSLEHLYTKYDEMSIPFMVLISDGTLENGVVQLRSRDTTMKEMMHISRLKDFLTKLRPGTSSSTALS comes from the exons ATGCCCCGCTCCACGGCCCACCCGGCGCTCTGCGGGACGCGCAGGGGCTGCGGCTGCTGCACCCAGAGACGCTGCGCGAAGCCCTCCAGGGCTatgggcagagccctggcggCCCGGCCCTGGATGAAGTCCTGGGGGCCACGGGGCTGCTGCGGGAGAGCCTCCTGCCCGGTAGGTCCCGGGCGGCTCCGCTCAGCCTCCACCCTGCGCACGAGTTTCCTGCTGGGAGCGAAGCAGCTTTATTTAAGGGGTTTTCCCAGCTGCCTTGGTGCGGTTGGAATGTTCCTTCTGTGCGTGCTTTTCAAGGATCTTACCAGTACAG GTGTTCTGGCGCAATATGTCAGCTGCTTAGAGCTGGTGAACAAAAGACTGCCCTGTGGCCTTGCTCAGATTGGAGTGTGCTTTCATTCTGTTCCGGAAAGTGAACATTCTGTGTCAGGAGATGAACAACACAACAAAAACCTTACAAG AATAGGCGAGAGGACCACGTCTCTGCTTGCCTGGTTTAGTTCTCCCAGAACTGCAGGACAGTGGCTCGATTACTGGCTACGCCAGAGGCTCCAGTGGTGGAGAAAG TTTGCTGTAGGCCCGTCTAACTTCAGCAGCAGCGactttcaggatgaagaaggcAGAAGAGGATTTAAGTTACATTATAGCTTTCCCTGGGGGACAGAAACAATAGAAACGCTGAAGAACCTTGGTGATACTGAACTGTTACAGCTGTATCCAGGAGAGAGATCTAAATTACTT gGCCGAGATGGAAGGAAGAATGTCATCCCTCATGTTCTGTCTGTGAATGGGAATCTGGACCGAGGAGTGTTAGCTTACCTCTTTGATTCTCTACAGGTAGTTGAGAATCCAttaacagcaaagaaaaattctCAGAGAAAG gTACTTAAGCTTCATCCTTGCTTAGCACCCCTTAAAGTGGCCTTGGATGTAGGAAAAGGTCCAACAACAGAGCTGAGGCAG GTTTGTCAAGGATTGTTCAATGAACTGACAGAAAATGGAATTTCTGTATGGCCGGGTTATCTGGAAACTGTGCACGTGTCTCTGGAACATCTTTATACAAA GTACGATGAGATGAGTATTCCCTTCATGGTCTTGATAAGTGATGGCACTCTAGAGAATGGAGTGGTCCAGCTGAGAAGCAGAGACACCACCATGAAGGAAATGATGCACATTTCCAGGCTGAAGGACTTTCTAACTAA GCTGAGACCTggcacaagcagcagcacagcactgagctga
- the POLG2 gene encoding DNA polymerase subunit gamma-2 isoform X2: MALGSRQGCRWCGRAVLGQPRRRRVPEPAGCSARPYSQGSSASEAAGGAELLEVCWRRLFLRGGAGPLPWSAYLSGRHPGFGPLGAALRANLAAQWWDSALPMREQVFPVDAPLHGPPGALRDAQGLRLLHPETLREALQGYGQSPGGPALDEVLGATGLLRESLLPGVLAQYVSCLELVNKRLPCGLAQIGVCFHSVPESEHSVSGDEQHNKNLTRIGERTTSLLAWFSSPRTAGQWLDYWLRQRLQWWRKFAVGPSNFSSSDFQDEEGRRGFKLHYSFPWGTETIETLKNLGDTELLQLYPGERSKLLGRDGRKNVIPHVLSVNGNLDRGVLAYLFDSLQVVENPLTAKKNSQRKVLKLHPCLAPLKVALDVGKGPTTELRQVCQGLFNELTENGISVWPGYLETVHVSLEHLYTKYDEMSIPFMVLISDGTLENGVVQLRSRDTTMKEMMHISRLKDFLTKYVASAKNV, translated from the exons ATGGCGCTGGGCTCTCGCCAAGGCTGCCGCTGGTGCGGCCGCGCCGTCCTGGGACAGCCGAGGCGGCGGCGAGTCCCGGAGCCGGCCGGGTGTTCGGCGCGGCCGTACTCGCAGGGCAGCAGTGCTTCCgaggcggcgggcggggcggagCTGCTGGAGGTGTGCTGGCGGCGGCTCTTCCTacggggcggcgcggggccgctgCCCTGGAGCGCCTACCTGAGCGGCCGCCACCCCGGCTTCGGGCCGCTGGGCGCGGCGCTGCGCGCTAACCTGGCGGCGCAGTGGTGGGACTCGGCGCTGCCCATGCGGGAGCAGGTGTTCCCCGTGGATGCCCCGCTCCACGGCCCACCCGGCGCTCTGCGGGACGCGCAGGGGCTGCGGCTGCTGCACCCAGAGACGCTGCGCGAAGCCCTCCAGGGCTatgggcagagccctggcggCCCGGCCCTGGATGAAGTCCTGGGGGCCACGGGGCTGCTGCGGGAGAGCCTCCTGCCCG GTGTTCTGGCGCAATATGTCAGCTGCTTAGAGCTGGTGAACAAAAGACTGCCCTGTGGCCTTGCTCAGATTGGAGTGTGCTTTCATTCTGTTCCGGAAAGTGAACATTCTGTGTCAGGAGATGAACAACACAACAAAAACCTTACAAG AATAGGCGAGAGGACCACGTCTCTGCTTGCCTGGTTTAGTTCTCCCAGAACTGCAGGACAGTGGCTCGATTACTGGCTACGCCAGAGGCTCCAGTGGTGGAGAAAG TTTGCTGTAGGCCCGTCTAACTTCAGCAGCAGCGactttcaggatgaagaaggcAGAAGAGGATTTAAGTTACATTATAGCTTTCCCTGGGGGACAGAAACAATAGAAACGCTGAAGAACCTTGGTGATACTGAACTGTTACAGCTGTATCCAGGAGAGAGATCTAAATTACTT gGCCGAGATGGAAGGAAGAATGTCATCCCTCATGTTCTGTCTGTGAATGGGAATCTGGACCGAGGAGTGTTAGCTTACCTCTTTGATTCTCTACAGGTAGTTGAGAATCCAttaacagcaaagaaaaattctCAGAGAAAG gTACTTAAGCTTCATCCTTGCTTAGCACCCCTTAAAGTGGCCTTGGATGTAGGAAAAGGTCCAACAACAGAGCTGAGGCAG GTTTGTCAAGGATTGTTCAATGAACTGACAGAAAATGGAATTTCTGTATGGCCGGGTTATCTGGAAACTGTGCACGTGTCTCTGGAACATCTTTATACAAA GTACGATGAGATGAGTATTCCCTTCATGGTCTTGATAAGTGATGGCACTCTAGAGAATGGAGTGGTCCAGCTGAGAAGCAGAGACACCACCATGAAGGAAATGATGCACATTTCCAGGCTGAAGGACTTTCTAACTAAGTATGTTGCATCAGCCAAAAATGTGTAA